The Punica granatum isolate Tunisia-2019 chromosome 4, ASM765513v2, whole genome shotgun sequence sequence CCCAACAATGCACGCTCTCCGGCTGAGACCACCGCTATTGACGACTCCTCCTTCCCggccttcctcttcctcttcctcttcgtcTTCCCCATTGATATACAGCTTCTACCGCTACTCCTCCCCTTCATTTCTCTTCAGCTTCAGACCCAACAAGCGCTTCCACTTCCTCAAGCCATGCTCCTCCCTCAAGCAGTCCAGGAAGCAGCAGACCCTCCAGAAGACCACCGCCCCTCAGAGCCTCAAGTGGTTCTTCGGCTCCAAGGGCGACGGCGGCGATGACAGCGGTAAGCTCGAGGGCGAGGAGGACGCTGGCGGATTGGAAGGCGAGAACGCTGTCAAGGGTACCCTTCTTGCCGGGGTGCTCTTGATTGGCGTCGTGGGTGGGCTCGGCGCTGTTGGGTATATCTACAAGGACCAGATTAATGCTTTCTTGAATCAGTTCTCCACTGTCATTGAAGGTGGTTcctttcctcctcctcttctcctaATTTCAATCTCAAATCTGTTGGAATTTGAGGGGCCGTATGCTGAGTATGCAAGTAATGCTCTTGTTATGGTTTTTCTATGATTGGTGTTGTGATTTTGGGTCCGGACGCATTGCTATTTCGAGATAAGGTGAGGACGGAGGAGATCCCGTCGTAAAGGTGGCGATGTTTCGACTCCGATTTGATGTTCTGGAGATGCAGGGGATTGGATAAGCTTCTTAATaatgtcttttttcttttcccggCAAATTATTGTCCTATAGAAAGCTAATTCTGAAAGAAAGAAGTTTGCTATCTATATTGTCATCTCAAGTTGGCTTTCGTCCCTCGCACGGGAAGCCATGGCCTCCGTAACCCGATGTTTCGTTGAGCTACGGATGCTCATGAAGTAGGAACGGATGGATTATAGCATACCTGTTTGATACCTCTGTTTAGACATAACATATTCTGTTCGAGCTCAATCAATGGCTTCCTTATGCAGCTATGGATGGTCTctgaatttattattgtttGATTTAAGTTTCTTTATGCTAAGATGAAGTCGTCGTTTCCAGTCCTTTCTTCGTGCATAGTTACTGATTTTAAACTGTTCTTTCCATGTGCAGGTTATGGCCCCGCTGGATATGCTTTATTTGTCGCTGTTTATGCTGGCCTGGAAGTATTGATACTGTACTCTGGCTTGATCTTCACAATTGCGTTTTACATCTTTTTGGCCATTCATTGAATTTGCTTTGTTAATATTGTTTGATAAGCCTAAACAGATTCCATGACCAATGTGCTGACCCTTATGAGTATGAAAAATATGCTCCCACTCCCTCCTGAGATGCTTGAGATGTAAAATGTAATTACTGTTTCCTTTTTAAGCTTTATCTGTGTTTGGGGACCTGGTGAAGGTCATTGATGGGAATAAATAAGCGGCTGTTCCTTTTCATGTGAATCTTGAACAAAAACGTTTCTGACATCTCTACCAATactcttccttttttcttcgttttttcaaattcaacttCCTTAGCTAATGACACTATCATTTCGTGCAGAGAAAACTAAAAAGCTCTATAGCTGCTTTTTTGTGTTGATGGATTATACAATATTTGGTATCTTATTGTATTCGTAAATACATTTCGctaaaaagttcaaaattttgttttcgcCTAAATGCTCTATAGTAAAAGGCTTTCGTAAAGCGCCTAGATGTTGAGAAGAGTTCTCTTATATGTTCATTTCCATGATTTCCCACTATAATGTTCCTCTTTTCATGTGATGATCTTGAATAGATTGTTTCACCTTTGTTACATTTCATGAATGCAACTGTATGTATTTACACTCTTGGTTTAGAGAAACTTACAGTGATCCATCTTCTCCTAGGTCCTTGCGATTCCTGCAATTCCCTTAACAATGTCAGCTGGTCTTCTTTTTGGCTCTGTTATAGGCACAATCATTGTCTCCATCAGCGGAACGGTGAGTTACTTGTTCAGTATGTACGAGGCAGTAATTAACATGGCGAATGTCTTGTTTTATAAAACTGTtgttttctttcctctttgcATACCAGGTGGCTGCAAGTGTGGCCTTTCTAATTGCCAGATATTTCGCTAGGGAGCGCATTCTTAAATTAGTTGAAGGCAACAAAAAGTTTCTCGCGATTGACAAAGCAATAGGAGAGAATGGCTTCGGGGTTGTAACTCTTCTTCGTCTGAGCCCTCTACTTCCATTTTCTCTCGGCAATTATTTGTACGGGCTGACATCTGTCAAGTTTGTTCCTTACGTATTAGGGAGGTACCGAGTCTctcccttttctttccttatCAAATACTACAAGATATGTGCATGCATTgtacattttttctttttcacggTTATGAAGTTGTGTTGCCATAATAAATGCCATGTCACCTTACTATACCATGTCTTAAGATTGGGCTTTAGTTCTGGGACTCATCCAAATCGTCACATTTGCTGCAGTTGGTTAGGTATGCTCCCAGGAACATGGGCATACGTTAGTGCCGGTGCATTTGGTCGAGCAATCATTGTAAGTTGgttgtttctttcttcttacTCCGTTGTCACTATTATGTGGATAGTCTTCGAATGGATTTTCTGCCAAGAATGATGAATACTTTAGATATGTGAGATTGCAAACATTACAGAAAGCATGCACCCCTTATATTTTTCGTCAAATGGCATGGGGAAATTTATATGGACTAGACGTTGGTGTCACGATTGGATATTAGGGATGCTGCCCGCATCATTTTGTATTTAATGGCCACTTCCATATGATAGAATAGAAAGGAATGCAACTGGCTAATAGTGTTTGAGAGGGCGGTTTTAATTGCTTGACCATCTAAAATTTTGCAGCAAGATGAATCCGAATTCGGTTTAACAGGAGGAAACGGCCTATTGACCCTTGGACTTGGACTGTTAGCCACAGCATTAGCCGCTGCCTATGTGACACGACTTGCTAAGGTATTTAGTtctattacaaaaaaaattgtgcttggaattttttttgcaGTTGCATATAGCCAAAAATCTACATATTAGATGAAAGCTCGTCATATAATCCATCTTGCCATCATTCCATTTATAGTCGACTGATTGTTTTGTCCTCATTTTGTCCTTTGGATATGCTTATTGTATTCCATTCTCTCTATTTGTTTTGTGATGGCAGGATGCAGTGAAAGACATCGAGTAGACACCTTTCTTCAATGGATAGCCATACAGATGAAACTGTAAACATTGGAGACGCAATTTTACCCACTCATGTAAAGTGAAGATGCTTTCTCATCATTCAATAAAGCAAAGTTATGATCGTTGCTCACTTTGCTCGTATTTTTATCCTGAAGATTAACTTTACAAGCTAGTCCTTCAGCCTGATTCTGGGCAACAGGTATCGGCCTTAGTTTCAGCAGCACATCTTCAGCTTCCTGAACATTCCATATGCTCCTTTTATACGCCATGTACATATAAGGTGTGTTGAAAATGATCTATATTTCGACTCAGCTCATTTCACGGAGAGACCATTCTTTTTTACGATATTGTCTTGCTGACAGATGATTTTCCAACGGTCATGGGCTGAATTAGAAAGGGTACATCAGGCCATTGGTGCATTAGATTGATCTAACGGACATTCTCCATGAACATTATATCACATATCCTCgagttaaaaattttcagtTCAATTACCAATAGTCATTACAAGAGCAAACCCGATTATTGAAATGATGGAACCGGTTCGAATCTCGTACCACAATTTCCTTACCTAGCAAACCTGATGCTAGTTTCATGAAGTTGTGGCAGTCCACACAGATTCTGATGTTCTTCATAATCTTTATCGCCTTCCAAAATCTCCGTTCTCCATTCATTATTGCAAACACCAACGCCAACTTCTCGCTGTGGTGGTACAATTGCTCCTCCTTCTGCTCCTCTTCAATGTCATGAAGAGCCAAGCTTGTTTCGGGCACGTAACCCAACTCCTTCAGTTGCCCAATGAATTGCTCAAGCTCAGAACGTATCAACTCTTTCTGGGGATGCCTATTCCCCCCCGAGGCAAATTCGTGAATCTGACTCCCAATCTCAACCCAGCTTAACCCAGGTTCCTTCCTAACTCCGGACCATCTCATTTCCTTTCGAACTAGACCAGCTTCGTTAAATCTTCCCCCTGAGCAATAGATGTTCGAGATCTGTACATAGCCTAATGAGCGTTCAGGTTCCAACTCTTTCAAGTTGGCAGCAGCTAGCGCAGCTAGTTGTACCACTCCATGTTTCCTGCAAGCACCCAGAAATGCACTCCAGACCACGGAATCAGGCTCCATAGGCATCTGATTTATCAACTTCTGAGCCTCAAGAACTCGACCGGCTCTCCCGAGGATGTCTACCATGCATGCATAGTGATCTAGCTGAGGAGTGATCCTGTAATCTCTCAACATGATGTCAAATATTCTAATCCCATCTTCCACAAGGCCGGAATGACTACATGCTGAGAGGAGAGCAACAAAGGTGGCAGAATCAGGTGGGACGCTCATCTCTGTGGAGAGCCGCAATGCCTCTTGTCCTTGCCCATGAAGAGCATGGGCCTTAAGCATTGAATTCCAGGAAACCAAATCACGAGATTCCATTTCCATGCCCTCAAAAACTTGCTTAGCAAGAGACACGGAGCTACATCTTGCATATGCATGGATTAACGAGTTTGCGACCACTGTATCTCTATCAAGTCCATGTTTTATCACTTGGGAATGTACAGACAAGGCATGCCTCTCACTGATGAGACCACCACAGGCTTTCACGACACTCGAGAGAGTATACCTATCAGGAGCTACATCACCCTTCCGATGGAGCTCCCGAAATAGGAAGAGGGATTCCCCAGGTTCCCGTTCTGCAAAAGCTGTTATAATGCCAGTCCAGAAAACTACATCCCGTTGAGAATGTGAGTCTGTCTCCAAGAAGAGCCTGTAACAGTCAGCAATCTCTCCCCGGAGGTCAGAGTAGGCCTTCACTAATGCAGTGATCACTTCAATTTCCGAGATCAAACCTGATCTAATGGCAAGAGAGTGCAACTGACAGCAATACTTGAGGCCGAAACCAACCGTACGGGTTCCTTCACCAATGGCCCCAGAAGACAAGGAAGAGAAGAGGCTAACAAGAGTGGCGCGGTCAAACCCGACTGGGGTTCGGCGCATCTCAGTGAAGAGCTGAATAGCGAAGCTTCCGAGTCCCTGGAGCTGAAACCCTGCAATCATGGAGTTCCAAGTGATAAGATTGCGGAATTCCATGGCCCTGAAAACGGTCCAAGCCTTCTCAGCCCCacagccactgaccttgctaTACATAGAGATGAGAGCATTGGCAACGTAAACAGAAGCATCTATGGAGAATTTCAGGGCCAGGGCATGTACCTGCTTGCCACATTGTTTACCATTACTATTGTCATTGCACGAACTGAGCACACTCGTGAATGCGAACTCGTTAGGGCGGAAGTGGCCCAGCATCGCAGAGAAGAGGAGAAAACAATCGTCCCCACAGCCATGTTGAGCATACCCAGATATGAGGGCTGTCCAGGAGACATGGTTTCGCTGCGACATTTCGTCGAACAGGGTCCGGGCATAGGTCAAGTCACCGCATTTGGCGTACATATTGATCAGGTGGTTGGTGAGGAAGAGCCGGTGGTTGGGCGGGGAGAGGTTGAGCTTCGCGGAATCGTTGGAGTTTTGCAGGAGGAGACGGTGGAACGCAATGCCGTGGTGGAGGGAGTTGAAGCCGGCGCATGAGTGGAAGAGGGCGGCGTAGGTTTGCACGTCAATGGGGGGCCCACTGCCCGGATCTGCGGCGGAGGAAGCGGACAGGAGAGACAGAGCTTCCTCGAGGCGGCCTCCCGCGGCCAGCAACCGGACTTGTTCCTGGAGGCGGAATGTGTGGAGGGACTTGCAGAACGATATGGACGGTGACAACGGCGGCGGCATCTTCCGAAAGGAACGGACTTGACGGCGAGACTACTTCCATGAAGAGTGCTGACTGCGCATGGTGATGGAAAATATGGAACAGGTAAAACAAGCTAGTTGGGGCCTGATTCGGGTACCATTCGAGCTCGACTCGTAACATCGGATCGGCATCGAGCTCAGACAAGTCACTGCTTCGAGTCTTAGCCGGACCTTATCAAAAGCTTATAAGTCTGAGATCATTGCGGCGAATTGAGTCTTAAGTTTGATTCCAAGCATCGATAATCCTTAAATATGATACAAGATCAACCTCGAGCTTCAGAGCAGAGCAGCACTACTAGGCTCGGCTCGGGTACACCCCTTGGTCAGGAACATGTTCAATACATATTCATTTCAAGCAAATGACACAATCATTGAACATTTGGTATTCTTTCCGAGTGTGctgtacaatccgagaaagcGGAAATTGTCCATTTGTTCTGCACAATCTACACTTCCATGTACACAGTTATTTGCATAACAAACAGCACCAGCTAAACAAAACCTGTATCACGATCTTTCTGTTGTAAACTTGACGAGAAATTCCTAGAAATCTGTAGTAGATATACGTGGGTGTATAATGTTCGGCCCCAGAAGCTCCTTAGGCACGGAAGCTGGCGCTCTTCATGAATGTCTTGGCTTTACTAGAGAAACTCCTCACGAGGACCTTGTCAGAAAATGTCAGAGGAAGCTCTTCCTCTGCAGCGTCTCCTCTCCGATCTGACCATCCAGCCCCGTTCTTGTGTGTGACTGCACCAGAAGGCGGTTCAAGGAAGAGGCAGCTCGGATCCTCGGGTATATCTCTGTACAGGTGTTTCAGTATAAACAGAGCTGTATCGAAGTCCCTCCAGTAGTTCCTGCTCAGGAGAAAATAAATGTAAGATAGAGAAGTAAAAAGACACAGGTTGTCCGACATGTTCATGATCAGTACTCACGTGTGCGACCCAATGGCAGATATATAAGGGTGCTCAAATGTCTTGTCCTGCAAAAACACGAAATAGATTTCAAAATGAGAAATGCTTACGGGGTAACAGGTCATAGATAGGTATGATCTGTAGGGaattgcatgtttatttacagATACGTACTTGAAGAACATGATCAATTCGTCCATCTTCGCTACCAGTAAGTCGCTCTATCATTAGCGAACCATATGATCTCTCATATTTATCCTCGCCATCTTGTGCTGCTTCTGCTGTAATGCAGCAATGCAACAGAGTCAAATTCGATTCGAAACCCCAcagggaaaaataaatatgtaaatgTATAAGCAGCTACGAATCGGGAAGAAGAATAGGAGATTTTCTGCCTGTTCATGTCTATTACATTACCTTCTAGACTCTCCCTGTTTTTTGATTGGCACACTGTGAGAACCTTAGCCTGTCAGAAGAAAACGTAATCCATAATTCACAGAATGTGTTTCCCAAGCATAGATTTTTGTCTTGAATATGAAAACATTCTgagaacaaaaaataattaaggaAGAAAGCTTGGTTTTTCCCGTTTCCAAATAACCTACCCTGAAATTGCTTAAGTTGTCCATTATTGCCTGAGACCGGGCAGCTAAATCTTCGGTGAACTCCTGCATTTGATCACATAAAGTAAGTATATGATCGAGAAATGTTTGCAGAAAGAATCAAAAGAAGCCCGTGATCTATCCATCGACTGTCCCACCTGAAATCCAATGTGCAACCTCTTTCCACCTTTATGGTAAGGAATGATGACTGGGCGCTTGCCAATGTACTCTTTGCAAACAAGTGGTTCTACTCTgaagataaaaaaaggaatatgTTAAATTATATGAAACAACTCATAATAAAGAGCAACCTCTGGAAGATCCTTTAAATATGTTGCATACAGTTCATTTCttccaaggaaaaaaaaaagaggtaaatATTTAAACGGATGTTGGAGAGACTGTATTATATCTATAGAAGGAAACCTCTCTTGAGTGGCTCAAATAATTATGCGAGTTTGGTATTTTCAGACAGGTGCAGAGGAGGAGGTTGAGACAAACCTATATGCTACAGGATCAAATGGGTGGAATATGTTGAACATTTGTCGGCAAGCAGGCATCTCTTCAATTATATTCTCTTCATCCCAATAATCCCTTCCTTTCCCTACAGAAATCATGAACAAGTAAGAAACCATTTATGCTGCTGCAGTCATGGTAAATAACTTTTGTGTGACTTCCTTTTTTACCTTGTTATGGTGTcctaaaaaatcaattaaaaaaatggaagagaaGCATTACCTATCCCGATGCGGATATTGCGAAGAGCAAGGAAGACACCAAGTGGTGACCCAACAGCAAAAAATGTGTCGACCTAAAATAGAAGAAACAGAGTCTACCTCAGTAACAAGAGCAATATACTAGCCTAAGAGAGTATTGTTGTGCATCACAAGATCCATGGTGTTCCTGCTCTTTACCTTGAATTCAAGCTTTGTGTACTTAATAAGAGGGGTATAACTTTTACTGGTACCACTTTCGTTGGTCATACAATTCTCTTTAGCTCCTGTTCCAGTGGCAAACAACAGTTTAGAAGACATGGGGGAAGCGGAAAATTGGACTAAATTGTACCACTCAATACCTGGATGCGATACTGCATCTGTATCTCTTCCATGAGAGGGAGATTCAAGTTCAGCAACTTTTGCTTTCAGTAGCTCGATCTGTGGACAATAGTAAGTTAATAGACTTTAAGCATTACGGGATGACAGATAgtattttttcggtgaataTTAGCACAGACCCTGCTGAATCTGAATCTCTTTACCTCTTTCTTCAGTGAatcaatttccttttctttttctcttggTTTTTCAGACTCCTCGGCAGCCACTGCTCCTGAAGTAACATCTGAGACAGTATAACTCATGCTCGTGGCTTCATGCAACCCATTCCCCTCTCGAGATAGCATGTCCATGGGATCACAGAGGTCTCCATTTACCTGATTGCTTGGGATCACAGAAGAGTCATCCAAGCCTGAAGTTGAAGGTTCAACAGAGGAAGAATACTCTGCGGGTTCTTTTTCTTCCCTGGATGCTGATGGGGTTACCACCGTACTCTCCTCGCTATCAGCAGAAGGCTCTGTTTCATGGACATTTCTACCTTCGGAATTGGTCAATGAGCATGCAAGAGCCTTTTCATTATTCACCGCTGAATCAATGTGATCTTTTGGTTGCTGATATACTCGGTCCATTGGGGAAGGGGATGACAAATTATCTTGGTGACAAAGGATATCATATGAAAGGACACTCCCCAAAGAATGGCCATATATTGAAACCTGCACATAAATATGCACAAAACATGCCATTATATTTTGTTCAAATAGCGATTACGCAACagtaataataacaaatgACTAACAAACTGAAACCCATCCATCAGCTCAAGTTGCTATATACCTTTCCGTCGTACCCGGGGTTTCTTTTCAGGAACTTCAAATATAGCCTATTCAATTGATTGGAAACCTGGAATAACAAATTTCTCATTCATGAGTAACTGCAGTTTGGATCttacaaaatcaaagatatAGAGATGAGGATATCAAACAGAAAAAGTAGTCTGAGGCAGTAATTACCGAGTCTATAATATCCTGACAATAGATGGGGCTCATGTAGTACAATACATCATGAACTGTTGCACTGAGCATGACTCGTAAACCTCTAACACCCTCGAGAGTAATTTCATCAACTGCAGCTTCACCACTAAGCTTCAAACCCCTCCTCCACTGCCATACCAATTATTATTAGCTAATGACATACATATGTTACTTATTTCGAAAACATACGTACGTTTGTGCAGTTAGCGAGCTAACATATAAAATCAAAGACAAATGATGTACCAACATTGTTTACCTGACAGGGGATGAAGAGAACTCTCTGAGCACCACATTGGTATGAAGTTAAGTGCCGTTCAGCTAGACTTGCCGTGATATGCCGAAAATTGGTCACATCATCCACCAAGTTTGATTTTTCCAACCTTTGACCGATACCGTGAACCATGAATACTACATGCCTGACGGGAACCTGAGATCAAGTAaagcaaaattttgaaaagggatTAACTGTAAAGTACcagaaaattgaaaactaTCCTAAAAGAAACATCATGAACCTGACCAATCAGTTAAATGGTAAAAGGAGTATATACCTGGGAACAGTAATCATCCATTTCCTCCTCCTTCTGTTGGCGTAATTCTTCCTAAATTAAATGCAATTGTTGTTTAAGCATCATTAAATTTCATAATCTACGATATATTTCTTGCGTGAAATTTTGCACTACAACCATCAAATCAAAACTGACAAGCCTACTTAATTCATTAACTATGGCAACTACAGATACTTATAGCATGGGATAAGATATTTAGGGGAATAAGATCGAATACAATGGCATCGAGAACAATCAATGACtagaaagttaaaattttcaaataagttAATTCTGAGCATATGTGTCTCCTTGACTTCCTTTTATTACCTGTGTTGGTTTAGGTGATTGGGATGGGGAATAGCCACGTCTGAGCTTAATGCCGTTTCCACTTAAGCCAACGACACTGGAAAAACCCGAGGAGTCAACATTGAGCCATGCCTCCCAGGTATTGTCTTCTCCAGTGAAAAGTGCATGTAATCCCTGCGAAAGAGGGTCGCAGCAAAAGGAAGTTTAATGTTAAGAGAATAAACCTAGGAGAAAATATTGACCTTTTCCTTTGAAATAAATCCATGCCATACTGGTGTAGAGCCTTGTAAATCCACTCGAGCGGCAAATAATCCCGATGGTTGGAATGTTCTCCTATGCCAGACCTAAATAGAAAAACATCCACGACTATGAGTGGCAATTCTAATGTAaaacaattataaaaatatgataattgtttttatttcaaaCAACAGTCATGTAAATCCAACAAAAGTGGCTGACCTGGCATCGATATGCAAATTCTAACTGCTCAGCAACATCTTCACGGAGTGGAAGCCAGTCAAGACCTCCTTTGCGAGCAAACCAGTGTCCTCGTAAGACGCGGCGATTTTCGCCATGCCAATAAACAGGAAAACAATGTCTTCTTATCAAGTCAACCTGTAATATCAAAGATCAGATATATGCTTCGATAAAGCAACTCCATATGGTTAAACAGGTACCCAATGCACGCACACACCCACCTATCTAAAATTGCAGTCCTAGATGACATATTTTCGGTTCAAAGTGATCAACGGTAAAGTCACGATACAAGTAACTAATTCCGGGCTAATTACATCATTATGACAGTGAATCATAAAAGATCCAGCAGCCAAATTGGTTGGTAGATGCTACCTAACAACTTAACGAAACAGACATGACTGAAGtggaaagaaagggaaaaagaaagaaactaaATGAAGCGAAACAAAGATTTTACCTCGTATAGGCCTCCCTTCACAGGAACACCAACTCTCTCCTCCGCAATTGCATAGAGTTCAGTTGGTTCATCAGCTTTAGCAGCGGATCCTTTACTACTGGAAGCTGAAATACGAGCTCTTGGTCCATCGCTACATTCTGCAAACTCTTTCCACCATTCCGAAAGCAACTCTTCTTCTCTCTGTGAGTTGCAATTCGCAGGTGTAACTCAAGATTCGAAATGCAATTACACTGgagctgatttttgaaaaacaaTTGTATGTTTTCTTAGGATAGTGCTGCAACATACTCTTCCCGATTCAAATGTAAGAAAACTGAAAATTTAGAGAGCTAGAGCTTCTCATAATCTCTCTAAACATGGAAACCCCAGATAAATTACTGCAACTAACAGACTTTGGAGCTCAGAAGGACAACCTGCAAAAAAGATGCCTCTATTGCAAGAGAATCTCTCATACCAAATCGGAAATATTCGCTCTTCCCAACTACCTCAGCGCGGGGAACAGAAGCAGCTAATTCTGTAAGGGAAcagaagaagtgattaggaGCGAGGCCAAATAACCTCGATTACCTCAAATGCTCAAATCTAACAACTCAATCTCATTTGTACACCTAACACCAATCTCAAACAATCATGCCGTGCAAAAGAACTCAAGATGTTAAAACAGAATACCGAAACAGTCTAATACCAGCATTCTAATGACTAAGAGTCGTGCAATTCAAGAAATGAAGTACTGCTCTACTTCTTCCTTAGACTACCAGTTCTACAGAACAGGAAATTCAAAATCGAACTCACCATTCTCGGCCAAAGGGACCTTGCAGAAGTACCACCGGACATCGCTACCATCGGATGGACTCCCGGTCTGAGCGAGATACTTCTGACGACCTTTACTGTGCTCAATAACATCCTCCAACCTCGCAATGTTAGATGGCGTGTTCCTCAATAAATCAGGGGATGTCTCTTCAATTCCACTAGAACCAGCAGCCTCTCCCCCTTCCCTCTTCTTCCCATCACTCCCCAAGTCTGACGTCCCATGACTTGCCTCAGAATCCGCCATTGTAATCAAATTCCCAGCTGATCAAATCAAAGCTCCCAACTTTAACCAACCCGGAAACCAGCCCGCTATACCGATAAGATCATCGAACTCGACTTCCCAGCTTGGGACCCGTACGGCCAAGAAAGAGCAACATTTACCTCGGAAGCAGAAGGGGCATTCAATTGAGGGAGGAATCGGTATATGCTCCGGTCAAATTGAAGTGTCCTCAAGACGATGCCGACCGCATCAACGATACATGCAAGCCCATGAAGC is a genomic window containing:
- the LOC116203967 gene encoding phospholipase SGR2 isoform X2 — its product is MADSEASHGTSDLGSDGKKREGGEAAGSSGIEETSPDLLRNTPSNIARLEDVIEHSKGRQKYLAQTGSPSDGSDVRWYFCKVPLAENELAASVPRAEVVGKSEYFRFGMRDSLAIEASFLQREEELLSEWWKEFAECSDGPRARISASSSKGSAAKADEPTELYAIAEERVGVPVKGGLYEVDLIRRHCFPVYWHGENRRVLRGHWFARKGGLDWLPLREDVAEQLEFAYRCQVWHRRTFQPSGLFAARVDLQGSTPGLHALFTGEDNTWEAWLNVDSSGFSSVVGLSGNGIKLRRGYSPSQSPKPTQEELRQQKEEEMDDYCSQVPVRHVVFMVHGIGQRLEKSNLVDDVTNFRHITASLAERHLTSYQCGAQRVLFIPCQWRRGLKLSGEAAVDEITLEGVRGLRVMLSATVHDVLYYMSPIYCQDIIDSVSNQLNRLYLKFLKRNPGYDGKVSIYGHSLGSVLSYDILCHQDNLSSPSPMDRVYQQPKDHIDSAVNNEKALACSLTNSEGRNVHETEPSADSEESTVVTPSASREEKEPAEYSSSVEPSTSGLDDSSVIPSNQVNGDLCDPMDMLSREGNGLHEATSMSYTVSDVTSGAVAAEESEKPREKEKEIDSLKKEIELLKAKVAELESPSHGRDTDAVSHPGIEWYNLVQFSASPMSSKLLFATGTGAKENCMTNESGTSKSYTPLIKYTKLEFKVDTFFAVGSPLGVFLALRNIRIGIGKGRDYWDEENIIEEMPACRQMFNIFHPFDPVAYRVEPLVCKEYIGKRPVIIPYHKGGKRLHIGFQEFTEDLAARSQAIMDNLSNFRAKVLTVCQSKNRESLEEAAQDGEDKYERSYGSLMIERLTGSEDGRIDHVLQDKTFEHPYISAIGSHTNYWRDFDTALFILKHLYRDIPEDPSCLFLEPPSGAVTHKNGAGWSDRRGDAAEEELPLTFSDKVLVRSFSSKAKTFMKSASFRA
- the LOC116203967 gene encoding phospholipase SGR2 isoform X1 — its product is MADSEASHGTSDLGSDGKKREGGEAAGSSGIEETSPDLLRNTPSNIARLEDVIEHSKGRQKYLAQTGSPSDGSDVRWYFCKVPLAENELAASVPRAEVVGKSEYFRFGMRDSLAIEASFLQREEELLSEWWKEFAECSDGPRARISASSSKGSAAKADEPTELYAIAEERVGVPVKGGLYEVDLIRRHCFPVYWHGENRRVLRGHWFARKGGLDWLPLREDVAEQLEFAYRCQVWHRRTFQPSGLFAARVDLQGSTPGLHALFTGEDNTWEAWLNVDSSGFSSVVGLSGNGIKLRRGYSPSQSPKPTQEELRQQKEEEMDDYCSQVPVRHVVFMVHGIGQRLEKSNLVDDVTNFRHITASLAERHLTSYQCGAQRVLFIPCQWRRGLKLSGEAAVDEITLEGVRGLRVMLSATVHDVLYYMSPIYCQDIIDSVSNQLNRLYLKFLKRNPGYDGKVSIYGHSLGSVLSYDILCHQDNLSSPSPMDRVYQQPKDHIDSAVNNEKALACSLTNSEGRNVHETEPSADSEESTVVTPSASREEKEPAEYSSSVEPSTSGLDDSSVIPSNQVNGDLCDPMDMLSREGNGLHEATSMSYTVSDVTSGAVAAEESEKPREKEKEIDSLKKEIELLKAKVAELESPSHGRDTDAVSHPGIEWYNLVQFSASPMSSKLLFATGTGAKENCMTNESGTSKSYTPLIKYTKLEFKVDTFFAVGSPLGVFLALRNIRIGIGKGRDYWDEENIIEEMPACRQMFNIFHPFDPVAYRVEPLVCKEYIGKRPVIIPYHKGGKRLHIGFQEFTEDLAARSQAIMDNLSNFRAKVLTVCQSKNRESLEAEAAQDGEDKYERSYGSLMIERLTGSEDGRIDHVLQDKTFEHPYISAIGSHTNYWRDFDTALFILKHLYRDIPEDPSCLFLEPPSGAVTHKNGAGWSDRRGDAAEEELPLTFSDKVLVRSFSSKAKTFMKSASFRA
- the LOC116203967 gene encoding phospholipase SGR2 isoform X3, coding for MADSEASHGTSDLGSDGKKREGGEAAGSSGIEETSPDLLRNTPSNIARLEDVIEHSKGRQKYLAQTGSPSDGSDVRWYFCKVPLAENELAASVPRAEVVGKSEYFRFGMRDSLAIEASFLQREEELLSEWWKEFAECSDGPRARISASSSKGSAAKADEPTELYAIAEERVGVPVKGGLYEVDLIRRHCFPVYWHGENRRVLRGHWFARKGGLDWLPLREDVAEQLEFAYRCQVWHRRTFQPSGLFAARVDLQGSTPGLHALFTGEDNTWEAWLNVDSSGFSSVVGLSGNGIKLRRGYSPSQSPKPTQEELRQQKEEEMDDYCSQVPVRHVVFMVHGIGQRLEKSNLVDDVTNFRHITASLAERHLTSYQCGAQRVLFIPCQWRRGLKLSGEAAVDEITLEGVRGLRVMLSATVHDVLYYMSPIYCQDIIDSVSNQLNRLYLKFLKRNPGYDGKVSIYGHSLGSVLSYDILCHQDNLSSPSPMDRVYQQPKDHIDSAVNNEKALACSLTNSEGRNVHETEPSADSEESTVVTPSASREEKEPAEYSSSVEPSTSGLDDSSVIPSNQVNGDLCDPMDMLSREGNGLHEATSMSYTVSDVTSGAVAAEESEKPREKEKEIDSLKKEIELLKAKVAELESPSHGRDTDAVSHPGAKENCMTNESGTSKSYTPLIKYTKLEFKVDTFFAVGSPLGVFLALRNIRIGIGKGRDYWDEENIIEEMPACRQMFNIFHPFDPVAYRVEPLVCKEYIGKRPVIIPYHKGGKRLHIGFQEFTEDLAARSQAIMDNLSNFRAKVLTVCQSKNRESLEAEAAQDGEDKYERSYGSLMIERLTGSEDGRIDHVLQDKTFEHPYISAIGSHTNYWRDFDTALFILKHLYRDIPEDPSCLFLEPPSGAVTHKNGAGWSDRRGDAAEEELPLTFSDKVLVRSFSSKAKTFMKSASFRA